Proteins from one Mucilaginibacter jinjuensis genomic window:
- a CDS encoding S1/P1 nuclease gives MKLNFLKKLILGVAVLYAPAQAMAWGTQGHRICGQIADSYLTPKARKAVQDILGNESVAISSNWADFIKSDPSFSYLSSWHYIDFDKPYTYDDMVAFLKTDKNTDAYTKLEFMIGELKKKDLSKENRLLYLRMVIHIVEDIHQPMHTAHTEDKGGNDIKVNWFSKPTNLHSVWDSELIDFQQLSYTEYATWINHTTPAQRAEWQKEPISKWIFDSSVIAGKIYEDVKPGDTLNYKYNFNNIATVNQQLLKAGVHLAGLLNEIFM, from the coding sequence ATGAAATTGAATTTTCTTAAAAAACTAATCTTAGGCGTTGCCGTGCTTTATGCACCGGCACAAGCTATGGCATGGGGCACACAAGGCCACCGTATTTGCGGCCAGATTGCCGACAGCTACCTTACCCCCAAAGCTCGTAAAGCGGTACAAGACATTTTAGGTAATGAGTCTGTTGCCATCAGCAGTAACTGGGCCGATTTTATTAAATCAGACCCATCATTCAGCTATCTGTCGTCATGGCATTATATCGATTTCGATAAACCATATACTTATGATGATATGGTTGCCTTTCTGAAAACTGATAAAAACACCGATGCTTATACCAAGCTGGAGTTTATGATCGGTGAGTTAAAAAAGAAGGACCTGAGCAAAGAGAACAGGTTGTTGTACCTGCGTATGGTGATCCACATTGTTGAAGACATTCACCAGCCTATGCACACAGCCCATACCGAGGATAAAGGCGGTAACGATATTAAAGTAAACTGGTTTAGCAAGCCAACTAACCTGCACTCTGTATGGGATAGTGAGTTGATCGATTTCCAACAATTGAGCTACACCGAGTATGCTACCTGGATTAACCACACCACCCCGGCACAACGTGCAGAGTGGCAGAAAGAACCGATCAGCAAATGGATCTTTGATTCGAGTGTTATCGCCGGTAAAATTTATGAAGATGTTAAGCCAGGCGATACCCTGAACTACAAATACAACTTTAACAACATTGCTACAGTAAACCAGCAATTGCTTAAAGCCGGTGTACACCTGGCCGGTTTGCTGAACGAGATATTTATGTAG
- a CDS encoding GNAT family N-acetyltransferase, giving the protein MKTILQTPRVLMRQFAEDEIDHLLTMNADERIARYITRRTPAETRELFAQMQIDYINKPELGRWALINAEDGDFIGLCMLLEARAGMSGTEIGYSLNYKYWGQGLATEVVRATVDYGFNILNLQDICAITTIDNALSQRVLLKTGFKPTGTVVINNRLLPLYINSKGDQ; this is encoded by the coding sequence ATGAAGACAATTTTACAAACACCACGGGTGCTGATGCGCCAATTTGCCGAAGACGAGATTGACCATCTGCTCACCATGAATGCCGATGAGCGGATTGCCCGCTATATTACCCGCCGCACACCCGCCGAAACTCGCGAATTGTTTGCCCAAATGCAGATAGACTACATTAACAAGCCCGAGCTTGGCCGCTGGGCACTTATTAATGCAGAGGATGGCGATTTTATAGGCCTTTGTATGTTACTGGAGGCCCGCGCAGGCATGAGCGGTACAGAAATTGGCTACAGCTTAAATTATAAATATTGGGGGCAAGGCCTGGCTACCGAAGTGGTACGTGCTACTGTTGACTATGGGTTTAACATCCTGAACTTACAAGATATATGTGCCATTACCACTATTGATAATGCCCTGTCGCAACGGGTATTACTAAAAACCGGGTTTAAACCAACCGGTACGGTGGTTATTAACAACAGGCTTTTACCATTATATATTAACAGCAAAGGCGATCAATGA
- the hisS gene encoding histidine--tRNA ligase: MAAIKPSVPKGTRDFSPAEMVKRNYIFDTIKSVFRKYGYQQIETPTMENLSTLTGKYGDEGDKLIFKVLNSGDYLAKADEPSLTARNSNALTSSISEKALRYDLTVPFARYVVMHQNEITMPFKRFQVQPVWRADRPQKGRYREFYQCDADVVGSDSLLNEAEFIMIYDEALSNLGLKDFTIKINNRKILSGIAEIIGKPELIIDMTVAIDKLDKIGLDGVVNELLTKGFVQEDIDKLEPIILLEGTNYEKLNKLRHVLASSATGLKGCHELEEIFEYINNCKLQRATLELDITLARGLNYYTGAIFEVKTNEAFMGSIGGGGRYDDLTGMFGLKGLTGAGISFGADRIYDVLQELELFPEGSNQTTKVLICTFDKGGEIYALPLLQQLRAEGVNAELYPSGTKIKKQFDYANNKNIPYVVVIGSDEIESGHLTFKNMSSGEQEKLTVNQILAKVK, from the coding sequence ATGGCCGCTATTAAACCATCTGTACCCAAAGGAACCCGTGACTTCTCGCCCGCCGAAATGGTGAAGCGCAATTATATTTTCGATACCATTAAATCTGTGTTCCGCAAGTATGGCTATCAGCAGATAGAAACCCCTACCATGGAGAACCTATCCACCCTTACCGGAAAATATGGCGATGAGGGCGATAAGTTGATTTTTAAGGTACTCAATAGCGGCGATTATTTAGCTAAAGCAGACGAGCCATCGTTAACTGCCCGTAACTCAAATGCGCTGACTTCTTCAATTTCTGAAAAAGCCCTTCGTTATGATCTTACCGTACCCTTTGCCCGTTACGTGGTAATGCACCAGAACGAGATTACCATGCCTTTCAAGCGTTTCCAGGTACAGCCGGTTTGGCGTGCCGACCGTCCGCAGAAAGGTCGTTATCGTGAGTTTTACCAATGCGATGCTGATGTGGTAGGTTCTGACTCATTATTGAACGAGGCCGAGTTTATCATGATCTATGATGAAGCGCTCTCGAACTTAGGTTTGAAGGATTTTACCATCAAGATCAATAACCGCAAGATATTATCAGGCATAGCCGAAATTATCGGTAAACCAGAGTTGATTATCGACATGACAGTTGCCATTGATAAACTGGATAAAATCGGTTTAGATGGTGTGGTAAACGAACTACTGACTAAAGGTTTTGTACAGGAAGATATAGACAAACTGGAACCCATCATTTTACTGGAAGGTACCAATTACGAAAAACTGAATAAGCTGCGCCATGTACTGGCTTCGTCGGCAACCGGCTTAAAAGGCTGTCATGAGCTTGAAGAAATTTTCGAATACATCAATAACTGCAAACTCCAACGCGCCACTTTAGAGCTGGATATTACCCTGGCACGTGGTTTAAACTATTATACAGGAGCTATCTTCGAGGTTAAAACCAACGAAGCCTTTATGGGCAGCATCGGTGGCGGCGGCCGTTACGATGACCTTACCGGTATGTTTGGCCTTAAAGGCTTAACCGGTGCCGGTATCTCTTTCGGTGCTGATCGTATTTACGATGTACTGCAGGAGCTTGAATTGTTCCCCGAAGGAAGTAACCAAACCACTAAAGTGTTGATCTGCACGTTCGATAAAGGCGGCGAAATTTACGCCCTGCCCCTGCTACAACAACTCCGCGCCGAAGGTGTTAATGCCGAGCTTTACCCTTCGGGCACCAAAATCAAAAAACAGTTCGACTACGCCAACAACAAAAACATCCCTTATGTGGTAGTAATCGGCAGCGATGAAATTGAAAGCGGTCATCTTACTTTCAAGAATATGAGTAGTGGGGAGCAGGAGAAGTTAACGGTTAATCAGATTTTGGCGAAGGTTAAATAA
- a CDS encoding low molecular weight protein-tyrosine-phosphatase, with translation MKILMVCLGNICRSPLAEGIMQHLADEQHLGWKIDSAGTGNWHVGQGPDRRSTRVARERGVDISQQVCRQFRVSDFDDFDHILVMDKNNLADVLALAPNAQAAQKVKLLLGNKEVPDPYYDDKLFGPVFDLVEDGCKAFIKELTGK, from the coding sequence ATGAAGATTCTAATGGTATGCCTGGGCAATATATGCCGTTCGCCGCTGGCGGAGGGTATTATGCAGCACCTGGCCGATGAGCAGCATCTAGGCTGGAAGATTGACTCGGCCGGTACCGGTAACTGGCACGTAGGCCAGGGGCCCGACCGACGTTCTACCCGTGTGGCTCGTGAGCGTGGGGTTGACATTAGTCAGCAGGTTTGCCGCCAGTTCAGGGTTTCTGATTTCGATGATTTCGACCATATTTTGGTGATGGACAAAAATAACCTGGCCGACGTGCTGGCTTTAGCACCTAATGCACAAGCTGCCCAAAAGGTTAAGCTATTATTGGGCAATAAGGAAGTGCCAGATCCTTACTATGATGATAAATTGTTTGGCCCTGTTTTCGATCTGGTAGAGGATGGGTGTAAAGCTTTTATTAAAGAATTAACGGGGAAATAA
- a CDS encoding serine hydrolase domain-containing protein, translated as MSVAPLKFISAICSVILLASCSSKPHNQATSPAAAINTAPLDTQKLLQYDPKKADPQIDAFMKHLHQVSGFNGNVLVAEKGKIVYENAFGWANHLTKDSLKINSRFELASVSKTMTSTAILMLMERGKLKLDQDVRDFFPNFPYAGITIRLLLTHRSGMMNYVYFIDGVFRSEHRDQRKGVTNQQAMDMIAQYKPAPFNKPNVRFLYNNSNFMVLGSIIEKVTGMPYAQFMKENIFKPAGMAHTDVYSKATYDKIPVDVVGHDRNSWKYSVAQNFLDGPVGDKGIYSTVGDLFLFDRAMRANRLISAATQDSAYTDRNPMIRGHFNYGYGWRLFEGPNEKVVYHTGWWHGFRHIFLRDMKNDITIVLLGNVVNGSLLHLDDLFKMTGMPVVRKSAYSGNGDTAEDQ; from the coding sequence ATGAGTGTAGCACCCTTGAAGTTTATTTCGGCAATTTGTTCTGTTATTCTGTTAGCATCTTGTTCTTCCAAACCACATAACCAGGCAACAAGCCCGGCAGCGGCAATTAATACCGCCCCCCTTGATACCCAGAAACTATTACAATACGACCCTAAAAAGGCCGACCCGCAGATTGATGCCTTTATGAAGCACCTGCACCAGGTAAGCGGCTTTAACGGCAATGTGCTGGTAGCTGAAAAGGGGAAGATTGTTTATGAAAATGCTTTCGGCTGGGCAAATCATTTAACAAAGGATAGTTTAAAAATTAACTCTCGCTTTGAGTTGGCTTCGGTATCAAAAACCATGACCTCTACCGCCATCCTGATGCTGATGGAACGCGGCAAACTAAAACTCGATCAGGATGTACGCGATTTCTTCCCGAACTTCCCGTATGCCGGTATTACCATCAGGCTGTTGCTTACGCACCGCTCGGGTATGATGAACTATGTTTATTTTATTGATGGCGTTTTCCGCAGCGAGCACCGCGACCAGCGCAAGGGCGTTACCAATCAGCAGGCTATGGATATGATAGCCCAGTATAAACCGGCGCCTTTCAACAAACCCAATGTGAGGTTCTTATATAATAACTCAAACTTTATGGTTTTGGGTTCTATCATAGAAAAAGTAACCGGCATGCCTTATGCCCAGTTTATGAAAGAGAATATCTTTAAACCGGCGGGCATGGCACATACCGATGTATACTCAAAAGCCACTTATGATAAAATACCTGTTGATGTTGTAGGCCACGACCGTAACAGCTGGAAATACTCGGTAGCACAAAACTTCCTGGATGGCCCTGTTGGCGACAAAGGCATTTATAGCACCGTAGGCGATTTGTTTTTATTCGACCGTGCCATGCGCGCCAATCGTTTAATTTCGGCAGCTACGCAAGATTCGGCCTATACAGACCGTAACCCGATGATCCGCGGCCACTTTAATTATGGCTACGGCTGGCGCTTGTTCGAGGGCCCTAATGAGAAGGTGGTTTACCATACCGGTTGGTGGCATGGTTTCCGCCATATATTTTTGCGCGATATGAAAAACGATATTACCATTGTGCTATTGGGTAACGTGGTAAACGGCAGCCTGCTGCATCTTGATGATCTGTTTAA
- a CDS encoding IS110 family transposase: MEFEFFIGIDVSKNELDFAIQQGDRFLLHREIANEPSAIGSFIKELNKLPGFKLDKALFCMEHTGIYNNHSLACLQKKKAHICLEAATQIKNSLGNIRGKNDKIDAKRIAGYAYDKRNKLSLWVPKREVVQQLAHLSATRLRLITIKKQLKVPLNEHAVFNSGKIARQSLQICSHSLKAIDEDIKRADKAIEQIIQGDTELSRLFSLVTSVVGIGKVTALQTIITTNEFKDINNPKSFACYCGVAPFKEDSGKVVKKARVSHMANKKVKTLLHLSAIVAIQYNADLKRFYERKVLEEKKNKMSVINAVRNKLILRIFACVNQNRPYEKNYHKLIA, encoded by the coding sequence ATGGAATTTGAGTTTTTCATCGGTATCGATGTGTCAAAAAATGAACTGGATTTTGCAATTCAGCAAGGGGATCGATTCTTACTTCACAGAGAGATCGCTAATGAGCCATCGGCAATAGGCTCTTTTATCAAAGAGTTGAATAAGCTTCCGGGTTTCAAGCTGGACAAGGCCTTGTTTTGCATGGAGCACACCGGCATCTACAACAATCATTCGCTGGCTTGCCTACAAAAAAAGAAAGCCCATATCTGTCTGGAAGCAGCTACCCAGATCAAGAACTCATTAGGAAATATTCGGGGCAAGAACGATAAGATAGATGCAAAACGGATCGCTGGCTACGCTTATGATAAACGAAATAAGCTAAGCCTATGGGTTCCAAAACGCGAAGTTGTACAACAGCTGGCCCATCTTTCGGCCACACGTTTGCGATTAATAACGATCAAAAAACAACTCAAGGTCCCGCTAAACGAGCATGCCGTGTTTAACTCCGGTAAGATAGCAAGGCAAAGCCTGCAGATCTGTAGTCATTCATTAAAAGCGATCGATGAGGATATTAAAAGGGCAGACAAAGCCATTGAGCAAATAATCCAGGGAGATACAGAACTTAGTCGCTTATTCAGTCTTGTCACCTCGGTAGTGGGTATCGGTAAAGTGACTGCGCTTCAGACCATTATTACGACCAATGAATTCAAGGACATTAATAACCCTAAAAGCTTTGCGTGTTACTGTGGTGTAGCTCCATTCAAAGAGGATTCCGGTAAGGTTGTCAAAAAAGCCAGGGTATCGCACATGGCAAATAAAAAGGTGAAAACTTTATTGCACCTATCGGCCATCGTTGCTATACAATATAACGCAGATCTAAAACGGTTTTATGAACGTAAGGTATTAGAGGAAAAGAAGAATAAGATGAGTGTGATTAATGCGGTCAGAAACAAACTCATCTTGCGTATTTTCGCTTGCGTAAACCAAAACAGGCCGTACGAAAAAAATTATCATAAATTAATTGCATAG
- a CDS encoding fumarate hydratase — translation MIKRSNVLRPLSFILLPKASLLLLATLLLLLSAASCTFNPPLQGKGVEALQGEWQQDTSALQKKLVNYTLYHYKFDCDSFFVQIKTFSKVNYGDDTCMRSGHWAEYAKGAYVLRHDTLRLQGLFCTANYQYKNEGGCFRSGYYDEHFTIAKKTDSVYQFTNTSSVTPFTVHLEKRNTCNPKAL, via the coding sequence ATGATTAAACGCTCCAACGTCCTTCGTCCTTTATCTTTTATCCTTCTGCCGAAGGCCTCTCTCCTGCTACTTGCTACTTTATTACTGCTACTTAGCGCAGCATCATGTACTTTCAACCCACCGCTACAAGGCAAAGGTGTTGAAGCATTGCAGGGCGAATGGCAGCAGGACACATCGGCCCTGCAAAAAAAACTGGTTAACTATACGTTGTATCATTATAAGTTTGATTGTGATTCGTTCTTCGTGCAAATCAAAACCTTCAGCAAGGTTAATTATGGTGATGATACCTGTATGCGATCTGGCCATTGGGCCGAGTATGCTAAGGGCGCGTATGTGCTGAGGCATGATACCCTGCGCTTACAAGGCCTGTTTTGCACGGCCAACTATCAGTATAAAAATGAGGGCGGCTGTTTCAGGTCGGGGTATTATGATGAGCATTTCACCATCGCAAAAAAAACTGATTCGGTTTATCAGTTTACCAATACATCAAGCGTTACTCCTTTTACTGTTCACTTAGAAAAAAGAAACACCTGTAATCCAAAAGCATTATAA
- a CDS encoding peptidylprolyl isomerase encodes MKKPILLTVLLFITAFAFAKGPKHQYVRITTSYGEVIIRLYNETPQHRDNFIKLAKQGFYNGTLFHRVIQNFMIQGGDPDSKTAKTGAELGNGDLKYTVPAEFKDSLFHKRGVLAAARDDNPAKASSACQFYIVEGKRWTDGKLDTLENTRLKGRKIPTWQREWYKTVGGVPHLDQNYTVYGEVVSGIDMVDRIAAVKKDAKDRPLQNVPMTVALLSKKECEQLDKLIAPSPSLPQAELGDK; translated from the coding sequence ATGAAGAAACCGATACTCTTAACCGTACTGCTATTTATTACTGCATTTGCTTTCGCCAAAGGGCCCAAGCACCAGTATGTACGGATCACAACCAGTTATGGCGAGGTGATTATTCGTTTGTATAACGAAACACCACAGCACCGCGACAATTTTATTAAGCTGGCTAAACAAGGCTTTTATAACGGAACGCTGTTTCACCGGGTAATCCAGAACTTTATGATCCAGGGCGGCGACCCGGATTCTAAGACAGCAAAAACCGGCGCGGAACTTGGAAATGGCGATCTAAAATATACCGTACCAGCCGAGTTTAAAGACAGCCTTTTCCACAAACGCGGCGTACTTGCCGCAGCGCGAGATGATAACCCGGCCAAAGCTTCGAGCGCATGCCAGTTCTATATAGTAGAAGGCAAACGCTGGACCGATGGCAAATTAGATACGCTTGAAAATACCCGGCTAAAAGGTCGTAAAATACCAACCTGGCAGCGCGAATGGTACAAGACCGTAGGAGGCGTGCCTCACCTCGACCAAAATTATACGGTTTATGGCGAAGTAGTAAGCGGCATCGATATGGTTGACCGTATTGCCGCCGTAAAAAAAGACGCCAAAGACCGCCCGCTGCAAAACGTACCCATGACGGTTGCCCTGCTTAGCAAAAAAGAATGCGAGCAACTGGATAAGTTAATTGCACCATCGCCATCATTGCCACAAGCAGAGTTGGGAGACAAGTAG
- a CDS encoding alpha/beta fold hydrolase yields the protein MRKLFILISFILFGACAFAQPDTISINLDNVAYPYPVKFLHLKQEGQDIKMAYMDVKPQNPNGRSVILFHGKNFGGYYWTSVIKTLTGKGFRVVVPDQVGFGKSDKAYIHYSFHSLARNNNILLDSLGIDKITILGHSMGGMLATRFTLMYPNRVEKLLLEDPIGLEDYRTFVPYQSAEDDYKTELKTTYESVKSYYMNSYFTKWDTSYDYLVKIAANVNKSTNFSRYAKVAAMTFEMIYEQPVCYEFSLIKVPTVLFIGKEDKTIVGKALLSDEEKTKHGQYKVLGPETAKKIPDCKLIEFDNCGHIPHIEVKEEFLKALIGNI from the coding sequence ATGCGTAAATTATTTATCCTAATCAGCTTCATTTTATTCGGTGCTTGTGCCTTTGCCCAGCCCGATACCATTTCCATCAACCTTGATAATGTGGCGTATCCATACCCGGTTAAGTTTCTACACTTGAAACAGGAGGGGCAGGATATTAAAATGGCTTATATGGATGTAAAGCCTCAGAATCCAAATGGCCGCTCTGTGATCTTATTCCACGGCAAAAACTTTGGTGGTTATTATTGGACAAGTGTGATCAAAACCCTAACTGGTAAAGGCTTCCGTGTTGTTGTGCCAGATCAGGTTGGTTTCGGCAAATCAGACAAAGCCTATATTCATTATAGTTTCCATAGCCTCGCCCGAAATAATAATATATTGCTGGATAGTTTAGGTATCGATAAGATCACCATACTCGGCCACTCCATGGGCGGCATGCTGGCTACGCGGTTTACATTAATGTACCCTAATCGTGTAGAGAAACTATTGTTAGAAGACCCAATCGGTCTGGAAGATTACCGAACCTTTGTTCCGTACCAATCTGCCGAAGACGATTACAAAACCGAGCTTAAAACCACTTACGAAAGCGTTAAAAGCTATTACATGAACTCCTATTTCACCAAATGGGACACGAGTTATGATTACCTGGTTAAAATAGCAGCCAACGTTAATAAAAGCACAAACTTCTCCCGTTACGCCAAAGTTGCCGCCATGACATTTGAGATGATCTACGAACAACCGGTTTGCTACGAGTTCAGCCTTATTAAAGTACCAACTGTATTATTTATCGGCAAAGAAGATAAAACCATTGTAGGCAAAGCGCTTTTAAGCGACGAAGAAAAAACGAAACACGGCCAGTATAAAGTTTTAGGGCCAGAAACCGCGAAGAAAATACCCGATTGTAAGTTGATTGAGTTTGATAATTGCGGGCATATACCGCATATAGAGGTTAAGGAGGAGTTTTTGAAAGCGTTAATAGGGAATATATAA
- a CDS encoding 5-formyltetrahydrofolate cyclo-ligase gives MKKEEIRKLFVQKRNQLTEVEYGVLCQKLFCQFRQFDLSEVRCIHLFLPIVKRKEPNTLLIRDWLKVNHPEIKIVYPKTNFTDHSMQSFADDESLVIKNNGYDIPEPVSGNQIPVDQIDLILIPLLAFDKCGYRVGYGKGFYDRFMAQCRPDTQFVGLSLFEAIGKIEDLDEYDMPMHACITPDYLYKF, from the coding sequence ATGAAAAAGGAAGAAATCCGCAAACTATTCGTCCAAAAACGCAATCAACTTACTGAAGTTGAATATGGCGTGTTATGCCAAAAGCTATTTTGCCAGTTCCGTCAATTTGATTTGAGCGAGGTGAGATGCATACACCTCTTCTTACCTATTGTAAAACGGAAAGAACCTAACACCCTGCTAATCCGTGACTGGCTGAAAGTCAATCATCCTGAAATTAAGATCGTGTATCCTAAAACCAATTTCACCGACCATAGTATGCAAAGTTTTGCGGACGATGAAAGTTTGGTAATTAAAAATAACGGCTATGACATTCCCGAACCGGTAAGCGGCAACCAGATCCCGGTTGATCAGATAGATTTGATCCTGATCCCCTTATTAGCTTTTGATAAGTGTGGGTACAGGGTAGGCTATGGAAAAGGCTTCTACGACCGCTTTATGGCGCAGTGCCGACCAGATACACAATTTGTTGGTTTATCGCTTTTTGAAGCTATTGGAAAAATAGAAGACCTCGATGAGTATGATATGCCAATGCATGCCTGCATTACACCAGATTATCTCTATAAATTTTAA
- a CDS encoding exodeoxyribonuclease III, translating into MKIITYNVNGIRSAISKDWLAWLQATDADVVCLQEIKATPDVLTDLHLVEALGYQHYWYPAEKKGYSGTAILTKHTPKHVEYGCGISDFDREGRNIRVDFEGLSVMSVYFPSGSSGDERQVFKYRFLDEFGAYLKQVREICPRLVVCGDYNICHKAIDIHNPKSNANSSGFLPEERAWMDTLVESGFIDTFRHVNQEPHNYTWWSFRAGARGKNLGWRIDYNMATKELESHIKRAAILPEARHSDHCPVLLELDLQV; encoded by the coding sequence ATGAAAATTATTACCTATAACGTAAACGGCATTCGTTCTGCCATTAGTAAAGACTGGCTGGCCTGGTTACAGGCTACCGATGCCGACGTAGTTTGCCTGCAGGAAATTAAGGCTACGCCTGATGTGCTGACCGATTTGCATTTGGTTGAAGCTTTAGGTTACCAACATTACTGGTACCCTGCCGAAAAGAAAGGTTATAGCGGTACCGCCATCCTAACCAAGCATACTCCAAAGCATGTGGAATATGGCTGCGGTATCAGCGATTTTGACCGTGAGGGACGCAACATTCGTGTTGATTTTGAAGGACTTTCGGTAATGAGCGTATACTTCCCGTCAGGCTCGAGCGGGGATGAGCGCCAGGTATTTAAATATCGTTTTCTGGATGAGTTTGGCGCATACCTAAAACAAGTAAGAGAAATTTGCCCGCGCCTGGTGGTTTGCGGCGATTATAATATTTGCCACAAGGCTATTGATATCCACAATCCAAAATCGAACGCAAACTCATCGGGCTTTTTGCCGGAGGAGCGCGCCTGGATGGATACGCTGGTGGAGTCGGGTTTTATAGATACCTTCAGGCATGTTAACCAGGAGCCGCATAATTATACCTGGTGGAGTTTCCGTGCCGGTGCCCGAGGCAAGAACTTAGGTTGGCGTATCGATTATAATATGGCCACCAAAGAGTTGGAAAGCCATATTAAACGCGCAGCCATTTTGCCCGAAGCCCGCCACTCCGACCATTGCCCGGTACTTTTAGAGCTCGATTTGCAAGTTTAA
- the fumC gene encoding class II fumarate hydratase, which translates to MSFRIEHDTMGEVQVPADKYWGAQTERSRNNFKIGPAASMPKEIIEAFAFLKKAAAYTNTDLGVLPAEKRDLIAAVCDEILTGALDAEFPLVIWQTGSGTQSNMNVNEVVANRSHVLQGNKLGEGKTFIHPNDDVNKSQSSNDTYPTAMHIAAYKVVMETTIPGVEKLRDTLQAKSEAFKSVVKIGRTHLMDATPLTLGQEFSGYVSQLNHGLKALRNTLEHLSELALGGTAVGTGINTPQGYDVKVAEYIAQFTGLPFITAENKFEALAAHDAIVETHGALKQIAVSLMKIANDIRMLASGPRSGIGEIHIPDNEPGSSIMPGKVNPTQNEAVTMVAAQVMGNDVAISIGGSNGHYELNVFKPVMAANFLQSARLIGDACVSFNDHCAVGIEPNYDGIKKHLENSLMLVTALNPHIGYENAAKIAKTALKENKSLREAAVGLGLLTNEQFDQWVRPEDMIGSLK; encoded by the coding sequence ATGAGTTTCAGAATTGAACACGATACCATGGGCGAGGTACAGGTACCTGCCGATAAATACTGGGGCGCACAAACCGAGCGCTCTCGCAATAACTTTAAAATTGGCCCTGCGGCTTCTATGCCAAAGGAAATTATTGAAGCCTTTGCTTTTTTGAAGAAAGCAGCCGCCTACACTAACACCGATTTAGGCGTATTACCTGCCGAAAAACGCGACTTAATTGCTGCCGTCTGCGACGAAATTTTAACCGGTGCATTGGATGCCGAATTTCCGCTGGTGATCTGGCAAACAGGTTCGGGCACGCAATCGAACATGAACGTTAACGAGGTTGTTGCTAACCGCAGCCACGTATTGCAAGGCAATAAACTGGGCGAAGGCAAAACCTTTATCCACCCGAATGATGATGTGAACAAATCACAATCATCAAACGATACCTATCCTACTGCGATGCACATTGCAGCATACAAAGTAGTGATGGAAACTACCATCCCTGGCGTTGAGAAATTGCGTGATACTTTACAGGCTAAATCTGAAGCTTTTAAAAGCGTGGTTAAAATTGGCCGCACCCACCTGATGGATGCTACGCCGTTAACTTTAGGTCAGGAATTTTCTGGTTATGTATCTCAACTAAACCACGGCTTAAAAGCTTTAAGAAATACACTGGAACACCTGAGCGAACTTGCCCTTGGCGGTACTGCTGTTGGTACAGGTATTAACACGCCACAAGGTTATGATGTTAAAGTTGCCGAGTACATTGCACAATTTACCGGCCTGCCATTCATCACTGCCGAAAATAAATTCGAAGCGCTTGCTGCTCATGATGCTATTGTGGAAACCCACGGTGCATTAAAACAAATCGCAGTATCATTAATGAAAATTGCGAACGATATCCGTATGCTGGCATCTGGTCCGCGTTCGGGTATTGGCGAGATCCATATCCCTGATAATGAGCCTGGTTCATCAATTATGCCAGGTAAAGTTAACCCTACCCAAAACGAGGCCGTTACTATGGTGGCTGCACAGGTTATGGGTAACGATGTGGCTATCTCAATCGGTGGCTCGAACGGACATTACGAGCTAAACGTATTTAAACCGGTTATGGCTGCCAACTTCCTGCAATCGGCTCGTTTAATTGGTGATGCCTGTGTTTCATTTAACGATCATTGCGCTGTTGGTATTGAGCCAAACTATGATGGTATCAAAAAACACCTCGAAAACTCATTAATGCTGGTAACTGCATTAAACCCGCACATTGGCTACGAGAATGCGGCTAAAATTGCTAAAACAGCATTGAAAGAAAATAAATCGCTCCGCGAAGCGGCTGTTGGCCTGGGCTTGTTAACCAACGAGCAGTTTGATCAATGGGTACGCCCCGAAGATATGATCGGAAGTTTAAAATAA